In Anseongella ginsenosidimutans, one genomic interval encodes:
- a CDS encoding RagB/SusD family nutrient uptake outer membrane protein produces the protein MKIRALYLLFGMTCLVSCKEYLDVKPDKKLVVPVTLQDMQAILNNVNLLNVNYPSIGETAADDYYLTYEDWAALRIGEDQSTYIWGDMAPRLAQWNAPYKCIFTANLVLETIEKKGVDNKAGRIGWDHAKGTALFFRGFNFFQLAQLFAKPYDEEDPEKGWGIPLRLTSNIHDKTVRASVNETYDRILQDLTEAAELLPIETAFKTRPNKAAAFGVLARAYLVMGKHELAGAYADSCLQLQNYLIDYNTLDPEADFPLARFNEEVLFHAVAYSPTISPSICKVDTLLYRSYAEDDLRRVIFFQENQDGSAAFKGSYDGENYGTIFNGITSAEMYLVMAESLARKNDVNNAMRYLNNLLKKRYEKDAFSPISASDANEALEIILSHRRKELIFRGLRWSDLRRLNSEDRFKKTLKRKLGEQTYELPPNDPRYVFLIPDEIIDMSGIPQNER, from the coding sequence ATGAAGATAAGAGCCTTATATTTATTGTTCGGAATGACCTGCCTCGTCTCCTGTAAAGAATACCTGGATGTTAAGCCTGATAAGAAATTGGTTGTACCAGTCACTCTGCAGGACATGCAGGCGATTCTCAACAACGTGAATCTTTTGAACGTAAACTATCCTTCAATTGGGGAAACGGCCGCGGATGATTACTATTTGACTTATGAAGATTGGGCTGCTTTGCGAATAGGTGAAGATCAGTCCACCTACATTTGGGGGGATATGGCGCCTCGTTTGGCACAATGGAATGCGCCTTACAAGTGTATCTTTACTGCTAACCTGGTCCTTGAAACAATTGAAAAAAAAGGCGTTGATAATAAGGCCGGAAGGATTGGATGGGATCATGCAAAAGGCACGGCCCTTTTTTTCCGGGGATTCAACTTTTTTCAATTAGCTCAATTGTTTGCTAAACCATATGATGAGGAGGACCCCGAAAAAGGATGGGGTATTCCTTTACGTTTGACTTCCAATATCCACGACAAAACAGTCCGGGCATCCGTTAATGAAACCTATGATCGCATTTTGCAGGATCTTACAGAGGCAGCGGAGCTTTTGCCAATAGAAACTGCTTTTAAAACCAGGCCAAACAAAGCAGCAGCATTTGGAGTACTTGCGCGGGCATACCTGGTAATGGGGAAGCATGAGCTTGCAGGCGCTTACGCCGATTCCTGCCTCCAACTGCAGAATTACCTGATTGACTACAATACATTAGATCCGGAAGCTGATTTTCCATTAGCGCGTTTTAATGAGGAGGTACTTTTTCACGCTGTAGCTTATAGCCCTACTATTAGTCCTTCTATTTGTAAGGTAGACACGCTGTTATACCGGTCCTACGCAGAGGATGACTTAAGGAGGGTTATTTTTTTTCAGGAGAATCAGGATGGGTCGGCCGCCTTTAAAGGAAGTTATGACGGAGAAAACTATGGAACCATATTTAATGGAATTACTTCTGCCGAAATGTACCTTGTTATGGCGGAAAGCCTGGCGAGGAAGAACGATGTAAATAATGCGATGAGGTATCTGAATAACCTGTTAAAAAAACGATATGAAAAAGATGCCTTCTCGCCGATTAGTGCTTCAGATGCGAATGAGGCGTTGGAAATAATATTAAGCCACCGTAGAAAAGAACTTATTTTCAGAGGGTTGAGATGGTCGGATCTCCGAAGGTTAAATAGTGAGGACCGTTTTAAGAAAACCTTAAAGCGAAAGCTCGGTGAACAAACATACGAGCTGCCCCCGAACGATCCGCGATATGTGTTTCTGATACCGGATGAAATTATCGATATGTCAGGTATTCCGCAGAATGAGAGATAG